One Formosa agariphila KMM 3901 genomic window, AAATTAATATGGCGGCCTCTTGTATAAACGTTGAAATCTTTATTTATGTGTTTACTCACTTACGCTTAAAAAAACATAAAAAGTGTGTTTTTTTATTCCTTATTTCTATTTTGGTTAATGTATTCTGTAGGTGTAATACCATATAATTCTTTAAACGTTTTACCAAAATATGTTTGGGAACTAAACCCAGACATATGTGTAATTTCTTTAATTGAATGTGCACTGTTTTGCAATAACTCGGAGGCGTATTTTAATCGGATTGTACGGATAAATGTACTCGGATTTTCTCCCGTTATAGATTGTATCTTTCTAAACAATTGAGAGCGTCCCACACCTACTTCAGACCGAATATCATCTATTTTAAAATCTTGATTATCAATATTCTTTAAGACCACTTTAGTTACTTTTTCTAAAAAAGCCTCGTCTAAAGCATTTGTAGTAAGTTCACTTGACGGAAGTAATGTACCCAATCTAGAGAACTTTTCACGCAATCTTGCCTTAGCTTCTAATAAATTCTTAATCCGCGCGCGTAGCACTTCAATTTTAAACGGTTTAGGAACATAAGCATCTGCACCATGATCGAAACCAGAAATTTGATCATGATCTCCTGTCCGTGCTGTTAATAAAATAATTGGGATATGGCTCGTCTCTAAATCCGATTTTAAAGCTTTACACATTTCAAAACCATCCATCTTTGGCATCATAACATCGCTAATAATAAGGTCTGGATATCGTTTTAAGGCTTTCTTCAATCCTTTTTTTCCATCCTCGGACGTGATTACATTATAGTAATCTTCTAAATCGTCTTTTAAATGTAACCTTAGCTCCTTATTGTCCTCTACAATTAAAACGGTGTGTGTTTTTAACGTTTCAGGATTTGAAACTTTCTGTTCCGTTTCCATTTCGGTATTAGACACCAGTACATCATATTCTACCGCTTTCATCGAATTTATTAAAAACTCGTTTTTTTCATGCGCTACTCTTGCGAGTTTGCCTTGAGTTTTAATGGGTAGTCTTACTATAAATTCACTTCCTTTTTTAGGTGCGCTATGTACTAGAATTTCACCTTGATGCATATCGACTAAACTTTTTGTAAAATGAAGTCCGATACCCGTTCCTGATTTTGTTTCGTCTAAATTATAAAACCTAGAAAACACATGGTCCAGTTGCTTTTTCTTCATACCACGCCCCGAATCTTTAATACTAATTTCAACGTAGTCTGTTAGCGATTTCGAATTAAATTTTAAAAGGTTTACTTTTGGCTTCTCCGATGATTCAACCGATTTTACTGTCACCGCAATGTCTCCGCCATAATCGGTGTATTTTATCGCATTAGAAATTAAATTCGTTATGATTTTCTCTACTTTGTCAAAATCGTAAATTCCAGAACAATGCGCCACATCAGACTGAAACGTATAGCTAATTTGCTTGGTTTCTGCTAGCCCTTTAAATAGTCGGAAAATAGTTTCGGTAAACGCCACTATATCTCCACGCTCTAATTGCAAGGGTGCCATTCCTGCATCCATTTTTCTATAATCTAACAACTGATTAATTAAATGCAACAAACGTCTAGCGCTTCTTTGAGCTGTATGTGCAGACGATTCGACCACATCGGTTTCCTTTATATGATTTAAAATTTTATCTAACGGATTTAAAATTAAAGTTAATGGCGTTCTAAATTCATGAGATACATTAATAAAAAACTCCAGTTTCATTAAATCTAACTTATGCTTCTGTGCATCTTCAATAGTTCTAGAATACAATCTTAAAAATGCCCAAATCAATAATGAAGCTATAGCAAAATAGGCCAAATACGCCCACAACGTTTTCCAAAATGGCGGAGACACTGTTACTTGTAGTGTACGTGCTTGTTGCACGTCCCAAGAGTCGTCTAAAGATGCTTTTACTTTAAAGACGTAATCGCCTGCTTGTAAATTCGAATAATTAACTTGTCTATTATGTCCGGCTTTAACAAAATCGTCGTCTACACCTTCAAGCTGATATCTATATTTAACTTGATTTGGGTTGTTTAAAAACAAAGCTTCGAAATCGAATGAAATGTTGTTTTCGTTATGGTTTAAGTGGATCTGGTTTGTTTCAGAAATAGTCTGCTTTAATAACACACGCCCATTTATAGTATCGCCAACGTGAACAGGTCTATTATTCAGGCGAAGATTAGAAATTATTGGTGTAAGTGACGTTATGGAATCTGAAAGAATGGACTGTGGGTCAAATACATTAAATCCGTTTAAACCTCCTGCTAAAATGCGACCATCTGTTGTTTTTTCTATGGATTTACTCTGGTATTCTAAACCTTGTAAACCATCTGTAATATTGAAATTTTTAAAATGATGCGTCTCTGGGTTAAAAACGGACATACCACTTTTAGTAATTAACCAAACCTGTTTTGCATAGTCTATTGTTAGGCCTACAATTAAATTATTCGGTAACCCATCTTTGGTAGTATACGATTGTAAGTGTTGAAATTCCGAATCGAATTTATGTAATCCGTTATCGGACGCCAACCAAATAGTACCAGAAGCATCTTCAATAATATCATTTATACGTACCCCTTTTATGTTCTGATGGTTCACCGCTTGTACCTGAATATTTTCAGGGATAAAAGCTTCTAGCGTATTTAAATTTAAACTGTTTAAACCTTGCGTGGTCCCTATAATCAATCGGTTTTTCGAATCGACAAATAAAGACACTATAAAATTACTGGCTAAACCTGAATCGGCATTAAACTGATTTTTAAACTGATGGAAACGCTCTGTTTTTGGATTATACAGATTTAATCCTTCCGATTTTAAACCCACCCAAATTCTATGTTCAGCATCTTCTACCCCAGTCCAAACCGAATTCTGCGCTAGCGAAGTTGTATCCAATTCATGATGCATAAACTGTTTAACTTGTCCTGTATCTGGATCAAACCGATTTAATCCGCCATCGAATGTGCAAATCCAAATATATCCATCGGAACTTTCAAAAGTATATAGAATTTTATTGGAGCTAAGTGTATTAGAGTCATTAGGATTATGAGTAAAATGTGTAAACGTCTGCGCTTTTTCATGAAACAAATTGAGTCCCTGATTATACACGCCTAGCCAAATACGTTGTTTAGAATCCTGTAATACAGACTGTACAATTTCGCCGTTTAATCCCTTCGGATTATTAGGTTGATAATAATAGTGACCGAATGCATTTTTTGAAAGTTGAAGTTTACTTACGCCTTTATTATAGCTTCCAATCCAAAATATACCCGTGTTATCCTGAAAGATTTTGGTAGGCTGATTGTTTGGCAATGAAAATAAATCGGATGGATTATTTACAATATGTTGCTTAATGGATTTAAAATTCGCATCGAACAAATACAGTCCGTGACCATCGGTAGACACCCAAATGAGACCTGTGCAATCTTTATAAATATCGTTTATCGGAATGTGTTTATCGACTAAAGCTACCTGATTAAACTGATTGCTTTTTCGTTCCCAATGCACCAAATTCGCCAAGTCATTTCCAATCCAAAAATCCCCTAGCGCATCAATATATATACTTTTAGAAATATGGTTTAATTCGTAAGACGTTTTATGCTCTATTAAAATCCGCTCGAAATGATTCTCTTGTGTATTGTACTTATTAAGGTACGACCCATTAGTACCAATCCATATGGTATTTTGCTCATCCTGAACAATAACATTTACAATATTATTATCTAGCGAATACTCGTTACCACTCGAATGTTTATAATGCGATATGTTAAACGGAGACGATGCCTCTTTATCTGGATCTAATTCAATTTTTACAGCACCAGAATTGGTTCCTACCCAAACAGTATGATGTAATTTATCGTAAAACAATGTATTAACTACGGTACCATTTTCAGCGCTAAAATCAATATTTTTAAAAATTTGAATACGAGAAAACCGATTCGTTTTTTTGTTCAGTACATTTAATCCATTATTGGTCCCAATCCATAAATTCCCGTCCTTATCTCCAGTAATGGCATTAATTCTAATGTTACTAATTGTGGACGAATCTGTTTCATCTGGTCGAAACACTTCAATATCGTAACCATTAAACTTATTTAAACCATCAATAGTTCCAAACCACAAATACCCATCTTTATCCTGAAAAATATCTAAGCAGGTACCACTAGACAAGCCGTCGACAGCATTAATATTTTCAAATTTCAGAGTGTTATATTGAGCCGATAACGAAACAGAAAACAGAAATAAAACGATAAGCGTATACCATTTTAAACTCATAGCGGTTTTTTAAATTTTAGAATCATATGTATTGAGGTTAAGCAGAAAAGAATATTCAAAACCTTACAAACATAATTAAATTTAATGGCAAAATAAACTGTTACAGTGTCCAGTTTATGTTTTGAATTTTGGATTGACACACACCTCAAAAATGTTAGTTTACCACACAAATGAATCACTGATGTTTGGCGACTATCCCATAAATCTGTTCAATAAAGAAGATTACAGACTAATATATTTCAGTTTACACAACTTGGTAAGCAGTTAGTTTATCTCAAGAAAGATTATACTAATTTATTAGTCTTTTTAATCTCACCAATAAACATAGATAGTATCAATACAATAAAAATTATAGATGACCCGATTAACAACCAAGTATTAAGTGATTGCAAATTAAAATTTCATGTCATTCAAAAAAACAACTAATTAAAATATGCTTATAGAAGATTGCTGAGTTTGTTAGTGTTTGCATTCTAATAAAAATCAGTGATTTACAATTATTTTCATTTCATAAAAATGGTATGATTTATGCATAAATTAGGTATGAAGCAATATATAACCATACTATTAACACTACTTATAATTACCTCGTGTAAACAAACGCAACAAATTACAGATGCGATAACAAAACCAACGGCCAAAACTGTTTTTGAACGTAGTTTTAAAGGCAACGATAGTGTATTTCAAGACTACGAAGCACGTTACCATAAGGCCCTAAACAATACGCTTCAGTTGGAACTTCCTACAGTTATACAATTGAAATCGGACACTTCTGGTTTTAAAATTTTAGCTTATACCTTAGATTTAAAACAAGGGGAGCGTTTAAAAATTGAAACGGATGATAATACAGATAGTTTACAGTTAGTTTTAGATATGTTCACATTAAATACTAATGCTATATCCTCAAAAAAACCAGTGATTTCGAACACTACAGAATCGAATTCAATATCTTTTAAGGTTACGTCTACTAATCAATATAAATTTGTAATGATACCTAATGGCACAGTCCGCAAAAATTTTAGCATAAAATTATATACAGTACCCACACTCGCTTTTCCTGTGAGTGGAAAAGACAATAAAGCTGTACAAAGTTTTTGGGGCGCTGTAAGAAGCGGAGGAAAACGCTCGCATGAAGGTATAGATATATTTGCCAAACGCGGAACTCCTGTTGTTGCCTCTACAAACGGATTTATTACAGACACGGGGAATCGTGGCCTTGGCGGAAAACAAGTTTGGTTACGCGATGGTATTTTTGGTTCGTCTTTATATTATGCGCATTTAGACAGTATTGCGGTCT contains:
- a CDS encoding hybrid sensor histidine kinase/response regulator transcription factor → MSLKWYTLIVLFLFSVSLSAQYNTLKFENINAVDGLSSGTCLDIFQDKDGYLWFGTIDGLNKFNGYDIEVFRPDETDSSTISNIRINAITGDKDGNLWIGTNNGLNVLNKKTNRFSRIQIFKNIDFSAENGTVVNTLFYDKLHHTVWVGTNSGAVKIELDPDKEASSPFNISHYKHSSGNEYSLDNNIVNVIVQDEQNTIWIGTNGSYLNKYNTQENHFERILIEHKTSYELNHISKSIYIDALGDFWIGNDLANLVHWERKSNQFNQVALVDKHIPINDIYKDCTGLIWVSTDGHGLYLFDANFKSIKQHIVNNPSDLFSLPNNQPTKIFQDNTGIFWIGSYNKGVSKLQLSKNAFGHYYYQPNNPKGLNGEIVQSVLQDSKQRIWLGVYNQGLNLFHEKAQTFTHFTHNPNDSNTLSSNKILYTFESSDGYIWICTFDGGLNRFDPDTGQVKQFMHHELDTTSLAQNSVWTGVEDAEHRIWVGLKSEGLNLYNPKTERFHQFKNQFNADSGLASNFIVSLFVDSKNRLIIGTTQGLNSLNLNTLEAFIPENIQVQAVNHQNIKGVRINDIIEDASGTIWLASDNGLHKFDSEFQHLQSYTTKDGLPNNLIVGLTIDYAKQVWLITKSGMSVFNPETHHFKNFNITDGLQGLEYQSKSIEKTTDGRILAGGLNGFNVFDPQSILSDSITSLTPIISNLRLNNRPVHVGDTINGRVLLKQTISETNQIHLNHNENNISFDFEALFLNNPNQVKYRYQLEGVDDDFVKAGHNRQVNYSNLQAGDYVFKVKASLDDSWDVQQARTLQVTVSPPFWKTLWAYLAYFAIASLLIWAFLRLYSRTIEDAQKHKLDLMKLEFFINVSHEFRTPLTLILNPLDKILNHIKETDVVESSAHTAQRSARRLLHLINQLLDYRKMDAGMAPLQLERGDIVAFTETIFRLFKGLAETKQISYTFQSDVAHCSGIYDFDKVEKIITNLISNAIKYTDYGGDIAVTVKSVESSEKPKVNLLKFNSKSLTDYVEISIKDSGRGMKKKQLDHVFSRFYNLDETKSGTGIGLHFTKSLVDMHQGEILVHSAPKKGSEFIVRLPIKTQGKLARVAHEKNEFLINSMKAVEYDVLVSNTEMETEQKVSNPETLKTHTVLIVEDNKELRLHLKDDLEDYYNVITSEDGKKGLKKALKRYPDLIISDVMMPKMDGFEMCKALKSDLETSHIPIILLTARTGDHDQISGFDHGADAYVPKPFKIEVLRARIKNLLEAKARLREKFSRLGTLLPSSELTTNALDEAFLEKVTKVVLKNIDNQDFKIDDIRSEVGVGRSQLFRKIQSITGENPSTFIRTIRLKYASELLQNSAHSIKEITHMSGFSSQTYFGKTFKELYGITPTEYINQNRNKE
- a CDS encoding peptidoglycan DD-metalloendopeptidase family protein, which codes for MHKLGMKQYITILLTLLIITSCKQTQQITDAITKPTAKTVFERSFKGNDSVFQDYEARYHKALNNTLQLELPTVIQLKSDTSGFKILAYTLDLKQGERLKIETDDNTDSLQLVLDMFTLNTNAISSKKPVISNTTESNSISFKVTSTNQYKFVMIPNGTVRKNFSIKLYTVPTLAFPVSGKDNKAVQSFWGAVRSGGKRSHEGIDIFAKRGTPVVASTNGFITDTGNRGLGGKQVWLRDGIFGSSLYYAHLDSIAVSRGNKVNVGDTLGFVGNTGNAKTTSPHLHFGIYTNAGAVDPYPFIKLTEQIEFKKGALIDVGKTRLQKNELRISPDTKSQKRTDLPINTQVNIVAKTNRWYHTRVQDTLEGFIHESLIQTAQ